In Synechococcus sp. A18-25c, a single window of DNA contains:
- a CDS encoding 3-deoxy-7-phosphoheptulonate synthase gives MTTTHDLHVVDTRPLVPPALLHRDLPIDAKATETVATARGRIQAILRGLDHRLLVIVGPCSVHDVGAARDYARRLASLRERHAAELEVVMRVYFEKPRTTVGWKGLINDPHLDGSYDINTGLRMARALLLDLARDGMPAATELLDPVVPQYIADLIGWTAIGARTTESQTHREMASGLSMPIGYKNSTDGSAAIAINAMQAASKPHHFLGINREGHASIVSTTGNPDGHLVLRGGNRGTNYHLEAIQDAAAELDAAGLPDRLMVDCSHGNSNKDYRRQGDVLRAVASQVEQGSTHVMGVMLESHLVEGNQKISSDRSALTYGQSVTDACISLETTADLLDELANAVKKVGTRSIGVPVS, from the coding sequence ATGACCACCACTCACGATCTGCATGTGGTGGACACTCGGCCATTGGTGCCTCCGGCATTGCTGCATCGCGATTTACCCATCGATGCCAAGGCGACGGAAACAGTGGCTACGGCACGAGGTCGCATTCAGGCCATCCTTCGTGGTTTGGATCATCGTCTGCTTGTGATCGTTGGACCGTGCTCCGTACACGACGTCGGTGCCGCCCGCGATTACGCACGGAGATTGGCGTCCTTAAGGGAACGCCACGCTGCGGAACTGGAAGTGGTGATGCGGGTTTATTTCGAGAAACCTCGGACCACAGTCGGTTGGAAGGGGCTGATTAACGACCCTCATCTCGACGGTTCCTACGACATCAACACCGGCTTGCGCATGGCCCGTGCCTTGCTGCTGGATCTGGCCAGAGATGGCATGCCCGCAGCCACGGAACTGCTCGACCCTGTGGTGCCTCAATACATTGCTGATCTCATTGGTTGGACGGCCATTGGTGCCCGAACCACTGAAAGTCAGACCCACCGTGAGATGGCCTCAGGATTGTCGATGCCGATCGGCTACAAAAACAGCACCGATGGAAGTGCCGCCATTGCGATCAATGCGATGCAGGCAGCTTCAAAGCCGCATCATTTCCTGGGAATCAATCGTGAGGGTCACGCCTCCATCGTGAGCACCACCGGCAATCCGGATGGTCACTTAGTGCTCCGGGGCGGCAATCGAGGCACCAACTATCACCTTGAAGCGATTCAGGACGCGGCGGCTGAACTGGATGCTGCAGGTCTGCCCGATCGGTTGATGGTGGATTGCAGTCATGGCAATTCGAACAAGGATTACCGCCGTCAAGGTGACGTTCTTAGGGCGGTGGCGTCTCAGGTCGAGCAGGGTTCAACCCACGTCATGGGCGTGATGCTGGAAAGTCATCTCGTGGAAGGGAATCAGAAGATCAGTTCTGATCGCTCCGCTCTGACTTACGGCCAAAGCGTCACCGATGCTTGCATCAGCCTTGAAACAACGGCTGATTTGCTGGACGAACTGGCCAATGCGGTGAAAAAAGTTGGCACTCGCTCGATAGGAGTGCCAGTTTCTTGA
- a CDS encoding diacylglycerol/polyprenol kinase family protein yields MLLSLLIISTWMLLVLSTAVICKRQWPQRRELSRKIVHIGTGPVIALAWWLEIPQSIALTVAVAVTLITAINHRWKLLPAVEDVDRQSYGTVAYGLAITLLLALFWPDQAIAACAGVLVMAFADGLAGLVGRGIESASWTFWQQHKSVAGTLTMAVVTALVLTGLALVSQSPLHPLRLSAVCAMAVGLEQLSRWGIDNLSVPLAVGLCWSWMVI; encoded by the coding sequence TTGCTTCTATCTCTGCTGATCATCAGCACCTGGATGCTCCTGGTGCTGTCAACAGCAGTGATCTGCAAACGACAGTGGCCTCAGCGCCGAGAACTCAGCCGCAAGATTGTCCACATCGGCACAGGTCCGGTGATCGCTTTGGCCTGGTGGCTTGAGATTCCTCAATCGATCGCGTTGACCGTGGCGGTAGCAGTCACCTTGATCACTGCAATCAACCACCGCTGGAAACTGCTCCCCGCCGTTGAGGATGTTGATCGCCAGAGCTACGGAACTGTGGCGTATGGGCTTGCAATTACGCTTCTGCTGGCCTTGTTTTGGCCTGATCAAGCGATTGCCGCCTGTGCCGGTGTGCTTGTGATGGCCTTCGCCGATGGCTTAGCAGGCTTGGTGGGTCGGGGGATCGAGTCAGCGAGCTGGACGTTTTGGCAACAACACAAGTCCGTTGCTGGAACATTGACGATGGCTGTGGTCACTGCCTTGGTGTTGACAGGACTGGCACTGGTGAGCCAAAGCCCTTTGCATCCCCTACGACTGTCTGCGGTCTGTGCCATGGCAGTGGGCCTAGAGCAACTAAGCCGCTGGGGAATCGACAACCTCAGCGTGCCATTGGCCGTGGGTTTGTGCTGGTCCTGGATGGTGATCTAA
- the ppk1 gene encoding polyphosphate kinase 1, producing MAKQALDPDLYINRELSWIAFNERVLIQALDERTPLLEQAKFSAIFSNNLDEFFMVRVASLKAQVEAGINKRSEDGLTPIEQLQAIRENLAPLLRRQQDHYRTRLKQQLHDQGAHLLDYAQLNQRQQLWIDNYFQTAIFPVLTPLAVDPAHPFPFVSNLSLNVAALIRDPETGQSLLARVKVPQTILPRFVAIPTDLADSKDRPVHTAVPLEQVVAFNLELLFPGMSIEGHYFFRVTRDADLELRDLEADDLMIAIEQGLRKRRMGGEVVRLEVADEMPQDMVEMLLDGMSVEENDLYRVDGPLGLDDLFGLMAIPLAKLKDESHSGMTPAVLGRAQRSMLEDGSIKEEEFESIFSVVRRRDVLLHHPYDLFSTSVEEFINQAADDPLVMGIKMTLYRTSKDSPIIAALIRAAENGKQVMALVELKARFDEDNNIQWAKQLESSGVHVVYGVLGLKTHTKIVLVVRKEKERLRSYVHIGTGNYNSKTSRLYTDLGLLSARPELGQDLVELFNYLTGFSKQQEFRKLLVAPVSLRKGMENLIRREIEHAREGGGGHIKAKMNSLVDPEIIALLYEASQAGVIIELIIRGMCCLYPGREGVSDNISVISIIGRFLEHSRVFWFANGGEPEVYIGSADWMPRNLDRRVEAVTSIDEPALRQQLERLLQLYLDDNRGSFDMQEDGSFRQRHPEDVVCNSQLHLIEHWKKGLQTHA from the coding sequence ACCCCACTCCTAGAGCAAGCGAAATTCAGCGCCATTTTCAGCAACAACCTCGATGAGTTCTTCATGGTGCGGGTCGCATCACTGAAGGCCCAGGTTGAAGCGGGGATCAACAAACGCAGCGAAGACGGACTCACACCCATCGAACAGCTGCAGGCCATTCGTGAGAATCTCGCACCACTGCTGCGTCGTCAGCAGGATCACTACCGCACACGACTCAAGCAACAACTGCACGACCAGGGTGCTCATCTACTCGACTATGCGCAGCTCAATCAACGTCAACAACTCTGGATCGACAACTACTTCCAAACGGCGATCTTTCCTGTACTCACACCCTTGGCGGTGGATCCAGCACACCCATTTCCCTTCGTCAGCAACCTGAGCCTGAATGTGGCGGCACTGATTCGAGATCCGGAAACCGGACAGAGCCTGCTGGCCAGGGTGAAAGTGCCCCAAACAATCCTTCCCCGGTTCGTTGCCATCCCAACGGATCTGGCCGATTCCAAGGACAGGCCAGTCCACACCGCTGTGCCGTTGGAACAGGTTGTGGCCTTCAACCTGGAGCTGCTGTTCCCCGGCATGAGCATCGAGGGGCATTACTTCTTCCGAGTCACCAGGGATGCCGACTTGGAACTGCGTGATCTTGAGGCCGACGACTTGATGATCGCGATTGAACAAGGTCTGCGGAAGCGACGCATGGGCGGTGAAGTCGTGCGCTTAGAAGTCGCTGATGAAATGCCGCAAGACATGGTCGAAATGCTTCTGGATGGAATGTCAGTGGAAGAAAACGATCTCTACCGCGTTGACGGACCCCTTGGGCTCGACGATCTCTTTGGGCTGATGGCAATTCCCCTGGCCAAACTCAAAGACGAATCGCACTCAGGAATGACACCGGCTGTTCTTGGCCGAGCCCAGCGGAGCATGCTCGAAGACGGCTCCATCAAGGAAGAGGAGTTCGAGAGCATCTTCTCCGTGGTGCGTCGGCGTGACGTGCTTCTACATCACCCCTACGACCTGTTTTCGACCTCCGTTGAGGAGTTCATCAACCAGGCTGCGGACGATCCTCTGGTCATGGGGATCAAGATGACCCTCTATCGCACCTCGAAGGATTCACCGATCATCGCCGCCTTGATCCGCGCCGCTGAGAATGGCAAACAGGTGATGGCACTCGTGGAACTGAAGGCACGCTTCGACGAAGACAACAACATTCAGTGGGCGAAGCAGCTGGAAAGCTCAGGTGTGCACGTTGTCTATGGCGTTCTTGGCCTGAAGACACACACCAAGATCGTGCTGGTCGTCCGCAAAGAGAAAGAACGGCTGCGCAGTTACGTGCACATCGGAACCGGAAATTACAACTCAAAAACCTCTCGCCTCTACACCGACCTCGGGCTGCTCTCCGCTCGTCCAGAGCTTGGTCAAGATCTGGTGGAACTGTTCAACTACCTCACAGGCTTCTCCAAGCAGCAGGAATTCCGAAAACTACTGGTTGCTCCAGTGTCACTGCGCAAGGGCATGGAAAATCTCATCCGACGCGAAATCGAACATGCCCGGGAGGGGGGGGGCGGCCACATCAAGGCCAAGATGAATTCTTTGGTGGATCCTGAGATCATTGCTCTTCTCTACGAGGCATCACAGGCTGGCGTCATCATCGAACTGATCATTCGTGGCATGTGTTGTCTTTACCCGGGGCGTGAAGGTGTCAGCGACAACATCAGCGTGATCAGCATCATTGGACGGTTCCTCGAACATTCCCGCGTCTTTTGGTTTGCCAATGGAGGCGAACCGGAGGTGTACATCGGCAGCGCTGATTGGATGCCACGCAACCTCGATCGGCGGGTGGAAGCCGTCACATCGATCGACGAACCAGCGCTCAGGCAACAATTAGAACGCTTGTTGCAACTTTACTTAGACGACAACCGCGGCTCCTTCGACATGCAGGAAGACGGCAGCTTTCGCCAACGCCATCCCGAAGATGTTGTCTGCAATTCTCAACTGCATTTGATTGAACACTGGAAAAAAGGGCTACAAACCCACGCATAA
- a CDS encoding RpoD/SigA family RNA polymerase sigma factor: MGIPLESEELTQKVSSSDPVLPTTGRRNSAARSRTSSSRSSKQSGRLATDSIGYYLSSIGRVPLLTAAEEIELAHHVQAMKELLEIPEDERTPRQCHRIRMGKRARDRMMAANLRLVVSVAKKYQNQGLELLDLVQEGAIGLERAVDKFDPAMGYKFSTYAYWWIRQGMTRAIDNSARTIRLPIHISEKLSKMRRITRELSHRFGRQPNRLELASAMGIEPRDLEDLIAQSAPCASLDAHARGEEDRSTLGELIPDPNGAEPMEGMDRSIQKEHLGGWLSQLNEREQKILKLRFGLDGAEPLTLAEIGRQINVSRERVRQLEAKAILKLRVMTNHQKAA; the protein is encoded by the coding sequence ATGGGGATCCCTCTGGAATCTGAAGAACTGACTCAAAAAGTCTCTTCTTCTGACCCTGTATTGCCGACCACAGGTCGACGAAACAGTGCTGCGCGTTCAAGAACTAGCTCCAGCCGCTCGTCAAAGCAGAGTGGTCGATTAGCCACCGATTCGATCGGCTACTACCTGAGCAGCATCGGACGCGTACCACTGCTAACGGCAGCCGAAGAGATCGAGCTGGCGCATCACGTGCAGGCCATGAAGGAACTTCTCGAGATACCCGAAGATGAGCGCACTCCGCGGCAGTGTCACCGCATCCGCATGGGCAAGCGTGCACGCGATCGAATGATGGCCGCCAATCTCCGCTTGGTCGTCAGTGTGGCAAAGAAATATCAGAACCAAGGCCTCGAACTGCTGGATCTGGTGCAAGAAGGTGCCATTGGTCTTGAGCGTGCGGTCGACAAATTCGACCCCGCCATGGGCTACAAGTTTTCCACCTACGCCTATTGGTGGATTCGCCAAGGGATGACCAGGGCCATCGACAACAGCGCCCGCACCATTCGTCTCCCGATTCACATCAGTGAAAAACTGTCGAAGATGCGGCGCATCACCCGTGAGCTGTCGCATCGATTCGGTCGGCAACCCAATCGCTTGGAGTTGGCGAGCGCCATGGGGATCGAGCCCCGCGACCTTGAGGATCTGATTGCCCAGAGTGCGCCCTGCGCCTCACTTGATGCCCACGCGCGTGGCGAAGAAGATCGCAGCACCCTTGGCGAATTGATTCCAGACCCCAACGGGGCGGAACCGATGGAAGGGATGGATCGGAGCATCCAGAAAGAACACCTGGGAGGCTGGCTTTCGCAACTCAACGAGCGAGAGCAAAAAATCCTCAAACTGCGTTTCGGCCTGGATGGTGCTGAGCCTTTGACCTTGGCCGAAATCGGTCGTCAAATCAATGTGTCGCGTGAGAGGGTCCGTCAGCTCGAGGCCAAGGCCATTCTGAAGCTGCGTGTGATGACCAATCACCAGAAGGCAGCCTGA